In Mus caroli chromosome 9, CAROLI_EIJ_v1.1, whole genome shotgun sequence, a single window of DNA contains:
- the Eef1a1 gene encoding elongation factor 1-alpha 1 yields MGKEKTHINIVVIGHVDSGKSTTTGHLIYKCGGIDKRTIEKFEKEAAEMGKGSFKYAWVLDKLKAERERGITIDISLWKFETSKYYVTIIDAPGHRDFIKNMITGTSQADCAVLIVAAGVGEFEAGISKNGQTREHALLAYTLGVKQLIVGVNKMDSTEPPYSQKRYEEXXKEVSTYIKKIGYNPDTVAFVPISGWNGDNMLEPSANMPWFKGWKVTRKDGSASGTTLLEALDCILPPTRPTDKPLRLPLQDVYKIGGIGTVPVGRVETGVLKPGMVVTFAPVNVTTEVKSVEMHHEALSEALPGDNVGFNVKNVSVKDVRRGNVAGDSKNDPPMEAAGFTAQVIILNHPGQISAGYAPVLDCHTAHIACKFAELKEKIDRRSGKKLEDGPKFLKSGDAAIVDMVPGKPMCVESFSDYPPLGRFAVRDMRQTVAVXVIKAVDKKAAGAGKVTKSAQKAQKAK; encoded by the exons atgggaaaggaaaagactCACATCAACATCGTCGTAATCGGACACGTAGATTCCGGCAAGTCCACCACAACCGGCCACCTGATCTACAAATGTGGTGGAATCGACAAGCGAACCATCGAAAAGTTTGAGAAGGAGGCTGCTGAG ATGGGAAAGGGCTCCTTCAAGTACGCCTGGGTCTTAGACAAACTGAAAGCTGAGCGTGAGCGTGGTATCACTATTGACATCTCCCTGTGGAAATTCGAGACCAGCAAATACTATGTGACCATCATTGATGCCCCAGGACACAGAGACTTCATCAAAAACATGATTACAGGCACATCCCAG GCTGACTGTGCTGTCCTGATTGTTGCTGCTGGTGTTGGTGAATTTGAAGCTGGTATCTCCAAGAACGGGCAGACCCGCGAGCATGCTCTTCTGGCTTACACCCTGGGTGTGAAACAGCTGATTGTTGGTGTCAACAAAATGGATTCCACCGAGCCACCATACAGTCAGAAGAGATACGAGGAAATNNTTAAGGAAGTCAGCACCTACATTAAGAAAATTGGCTACAACCCTGACACAGTAGCATTTGTGCCAATTTCTGGTTGGAATGGTGACAACATGCTGGAGCCAAGTGCTAAT ATGCCTTGGTTCAAGGGATGGAAAGTCACCCGCAAAGATGGCAGTGCCAGTGGCACCACGCTGCTGGAAGCTTTGGATTGTATCCTACCACCAACTCGTCCAACTGACAAGCCTCTGCGACTGCCCCTCCAGGATGTCTATAAAATTGGAG GCATTGGCACTGTCCCTGTGGGCCGAGTGGAGACTGGTGTTCTCAAACCTGGCATGGTGGTTACCTTTGCTCCAGTCAATGTAACAACTGAAGTCAAATCTGTTGAAATGCACCATGAAGCTTTGAGTGAAGCTCTTCCTGGGGACAATGTGGGCTTCAATGTAAAGAACGTGTCGGTCAAAGATGTTAGACGAGGCAATGTTGCTGGTGACAGCAAAAACGACCCACCAATGGAAGCAGCTGGCTTCACTGCTCAG GTGATTATCCTGAACCATCCAGGCCAAATCAGTGCTGGCTATGCTCCTGTTCTGGATTGTCACACAGCCCACATAGCATGCAAGTTTGCTGAGCTTAAAGAAAAGATCGATCGTCGTTCTGGTAAGAAGCTGGAAGATGGCCCCAAATTCCTGAAGTCTGGTGATGCTGCCATTGTTGATATGGTCCCTGGCAAGCCCATGTGTGTTGAGAGCTTCTCTGACTATCCTCCACTTG gtcGTTTTGCTGTTCGTGACATGAGGCAGACAGTTGCTGTGGNTGTCATCAAAGCTGTGGACAAGAAGGCTGCTGGAGCTGGCAAAGTCACCAAGTCTGCCCAGAAAGCTCAGAAGGCTAAATGA